A window of the Cannabis sativa cultivar Pink pepper isolate KNU-18-1 chromosome X, ASM2916894v1, whole genome shotgun sequence genome harbors these coding sequences:
- the LOC133032256 gene encoding zinc finger BED domain-containing protein RICESLEEPER 2-like, with the protein MATQMMSKFQKYWQEIHGLMCVAVVLDPRYKFMLLEYYFPVIYGDEQYVTEIAKVRELCCELLEEYGSKFPHLRERRVQEENVSTSSSTRRLDALSNFDRFVRASYRVENMKSELDLYLEENLIPRTEESFDICNYWKVTGLKYPLLSMIANDVFAVPVSTVASKSTFSTGGRHVSSHRSRLHPSTLEALVCTQNWLKTDKKATVNDEDNDVDPIMVIS; encoded by the exons ATGGCAACTCAAATGATGTCCAAGTTTCAGAAATATTGGCAAGAGATTCATGGGCTTATGTGTGTGGCGGTTGTTTTAGACCCGAGGTACAAGTTCATGTTGCTCGAATATTATTTCCCTGTAATTTATGGAGATGAGCAATATGTAACTGAAATTGCGAAGGTTCGTGAGCTTTGTTGCGAGCTACTAGAGGAGTACGGGTCTAAGTTTCCTCATTTGAGAGAAAGAAGGGTTCAAGAAGAAAATGTATCAACATCGTCTTCAACACGCCGATTGGATGCCCTTTCTAACTTTGACAGATTTGTTAGAGCTTCCTATCGAGTAGAGAATATGAAGTCTGAACTGGATTTATATTTAGAGGAGAACTTGATACCTAGGACTGAAGAGTCATTTGATATATGCAACTATTGGAAGGTGACGGGCCTCAAATACCCTTTGTTGAGTATGATTGCCAATGATGTATTTGCTGTGCCTGTTAGCACTGTTGCTTCGAAATCTACATTCAGTACTGGTGGTAGGCACGTGAGTTCACATCGATCGAGACTTCATCCTTCTACATTAGAAGCATTAGTATGTACACAAAATTGGTTGAAGACTGACAAAAAAG caACAGTGAATGATGAAGATAATGATGTTGATCCAATAATGGTAATTAGTTAA
- the LOC115697073 gene encoding uncharacterized protein LOC115697073 isoform X1, with translation MAKTHTSLLSLSILLIILFTFLLTQTQTQQQHSHVEEEEEEDDPISRFRNYLRINTAHPSPDYSSAVSYLLSQANSLGLQSRTFHFSLNNPILLLTWLGSDPSLPSILFNSHLDSVPAEPSKWTHPPFSAVKTQDGRIFARGAQDDKCIGMQYLEAIRNLKAKNFQPTRTLHLSYVPNEEVGGFEGMAKFAVSQEFKDLNLGFAMDEGQANPGEEFRVFYADRSPWELVIKAKGTPGHGSRMYDNSAMENLMKSVDIISRFRESQFDVVKSGRAANSEVISVNPVYLKSGIPSPTGFVMNMQPSEAEAGFDLRLPPTADPDLLKKRIAEEWAPAVRNMTYKILEKGPLRDYLGHPLLTLTNDSNPWWSVFEESIAAVGGKLSKPEILASTTDARYLRQLGIPVVGFSPMMNTPILLHDHNEFLKDTVYLNGIKVYESIFSTLSSFLKASQ, from the exons atggctAAAACTCACACCTCTCTTCTCTCCCTCTCTATCCTACTTATTATTCTTTTTACCTTCTtattgacccagacccagacccaacaACAACATTCCCatgtagaagaagaagaagaagaagacgaccCCATTTCCCGCTTCCGAAACTACCTGCGAATCAACACAGCCCATCCATCCCCAGATTACTCCTCCGCCGTTTCCTACCTCCTTTCCCAGGCCAATTCCCTCGGCCTGCAATCCCGGACCTTCCACTTCTCCCTCAACAATCCTATCCTCCTCCTCACATGGCTCGGCTCCGACCCTTCTCTTCCTTCCATCCTCTTCAACTCTCACCTCGACTCCGTCCCCGCCGAGCCCTCCAAGTGGACCCACCCACCATTCTCCGCTGTCAAGACCCAGGACGGAAGAATCTTCGCCCGTGGAGCCCAGGACGATAAGTGCATCGGGATGCAGTACCTCGAGGCCATTCGCAATCTAAAGGCCAAGAATTTCCAACCCACTCGAACCCTACACTTGTCGTACGTCCCCAACGAGGAGGTCGGAGGGTTTGAGGGAATGGCCAAGTTCGCTGTCTCGCAGGAATTCAAGGATTTGAATTTGGGTTTTGCCATGGACGAAGGCCAGGCCAATCCGGGTGAGGAGTTTAGGGTTTTCTACGCGGATAGGTCGCCATGGGAGTTGGTGATCAAGGCTAAGGGAACGCCAGGGCACGGGTCGAGGATGTACGACAACAGCGCCATGGAAAATTTGATGAAGAGCGTGGATATTATAAGCCGGTTCAGGGAGAGCCAGTTCGATGTGGTCAAATCCGGTCGAGCTGCCAACTCGGAAGTTATTTCGGTTAATCCTGTTTATTTGAAATCTGGGATTCCTTCTCCGACT GGATTTGTGATGAATATGCAACCTTCGGAGGCAGAAGCTGGGTTTGACCTCAGATTGCCTCCAACGGCAGATCCAGATCTTTTAAAGAAAAGAATTGCGGAGGAATGGGCGCCAGCTGTGAGGAACATGACCTACAAG ATTCTTGAGAAAGGGCCTCTTAGAGACTACCTCGGTCACCCATTATTGACATTGACTAATGATTCCAATCCATGGTGGTCTGTTTTTGAAGAATCTATTGCAGCAGTTGGAGGGAAACTTTCAAAGCCTGAAATATTGGCTTCAACTACAGATGCCCGATACCTTAGACAGTTGGGAATTCCAGTTGTTGGATTCTCACCAATGATGAATACTCCCATCTTGCTACATGATCATAATGAG TTCTTGAAAGATACCGTCTATCTGAATGGTATAAAGGTATATGAATCGATATTTAGCACCTTGAGTTCTTTCCTGAAAGCATCTCAATAA
- the LOC115697073 gene encoding uncharacterized protein LOC115697073 isoform X2 encodes MAKTHTSLLSLSILLIILFTFLLTQTQTQQQHSHVEEEEEEDDPISRFRNYLRINTAHPSPDYSSAVSYLLSQANSLGLQSRTFHFSLNNPILLLTWLGSDPSLPSILFNSHLDSVPAEPSKWTHPPFSAVKTQDGRIFARGAQDDKCIGMQYLEAIRNLKAKNFQPTRTLHLSYVPNEEVGGFEGMAKFAVSQEFKDLNLGFAMDEGQANPGEEFRVFYADRSPWELVIKAKGTPGHGSRMYDNSAMENLMKSVDIISRFRESQFDVVKSGRAANSEVISVNPVYLKSGIPSPTGFVMNMQPSEAEAGFDLRLPPTADPDLLKKRIAEEWAPAVRNMTYKNLLQQLEGNFQSLKYWLQLQMPDTLDSWEFQLLDSHQ; translated from the exons atggctAAAACTCACACCTCTCTTCTCTCCCTCTCTATCCTACTTATTATTCTTTTTACCTTCTtattgacccagacccagacccaacaACAACATTCCCatgtagaagaagaagaagaagaagacgaccCCATTTCCCGCTTCCGAAACTACCTGCGAATCAACACAGCCCATCCATCCCCAGATTACTCCTCCGCCGTTTCCTACCTCCTTTCCCAGGCCAATTCCCTCGGCCTGCAATCCCGGACCTTCCACTTCTCCCTCAACAATCCTATCCTCCTCCTCACATGGCTCGGCTCCGACCCTTCTCTTCCTTCCATCCTCTTCAACTCTCACCTCGACTCCGTCCCCGCCGAGCCCTCCAAGTGGACCCACCCACCATTCTCCGCTGTCAAGACCCAGGACGGAAGAATCTTCGCCCGTGGAGCCCAGGACGATAAGTGCATCGGGATGCAGTACCTCGAGGCCATTCGCAATCTAAAGGCCAAGAATTTCCAACCCACTCGAACCCTACACTTGTCGTACGTCCCCAACGAGGAGGTCGGAGGGTTTGAGGGAATGGCCAAGTTCGCTGTCTCGCAGGAATTCAAGGATTTGAATTTGGGTTTTGCCATGGACGAAGGCCAGGCCAATCCGGGTGAGGAGTTTAGGGTTTTCTACGCGGATAGGTCGCCATGGGAGTTGGTGATCAAGGCTAAGGGAACGCCAGGGCACGGGTCGAGGATGTACGACAACAGCGCCATGGAAAATTTGATGAAGAGCGTGGATATTATAAGCCGGTTCAGGGAGAGCCAGTTCGATGTGGTCAAATCCGGTCGAGCTGCCAACTCGGAAGTTATTTCGGTTAATCCTGTTTATTTGAAATCTGGGATTCCTTCTCCGACT GGATTTGTGATGAATATGCAACCTTCGGAGGCAGAAGCTGGGTTTGACCTCAGATTGCCTCCAACGGCAGATCCAGATCTTTTAAAGAAAAGAATTGCGGAGGAATGGGCGCCAGCTGTGAGGAACATGACCTACAAG AATCTATTGCAGCAGTTGGAGGGAAACTTTCAAAGCCTGAAATATTGGCTTCAACTACAGATGCCCGATACCTTAGACAGTTGGGAATTCCAGTTGTTGGATTCTCACCAATGA